GCGCCTCGGCATCGGCCAGGGCCCACGCCTCGACGGTGCCGAAGTCCCCGCCGCCCGGGTGGCGCGGATCTCCCGGCAGGGGTGGCAGGTGCACGACGCCGATGAGCCCGCGGAGCATGGCGGAGCTCAGGCTGCCGCGGGGAACCAGTCGAGGAGCGCGCGCGTGAGGGCGCTCCCCGGCATGCTGGGGGGGAGGTGCTCGAGCAGGGGCGTGCTCGCCGGAGCGAGGAGTCTCAGCAGCTCCTCGCTCACCCCCGGGCTGCCCTGCGACGGCCTCTGGGTGGTGAAGGAGACGGAGCGGAGGTGGCCGCCGTTCACCGGCGGCTCCACGACGCCGATGAACTCGGTCACCGAGCCCGGAAGCATGTTGATCTCGAGGCGGCTCACCGAGGAGGCGATGATGTAGAGCCCGAGCCCGGCCCCGAGCTTCTTGTCCTCGATCTGCTGGGTGGTCGTGGCGCAACGCAGGAGGTACCGGGCCAGGTCCTCGCGGTGGAAGCTGCCGTAGCGATCCCGCACGCAGAGGTAGAGGTTCCCGTCGTGGGTCGCGTAGCGGATCGACACCGGGCGCGGCGTGCGTCGCTTGATGCGCGCCTTGCACTCCACGTCGGCGTAGACCCTGCGGCCCTCGTTGTCGACGGGCGCCTGGTACATGGCGTTCATTAGCATCTCTTCGGCCACGCGAGAGGCCTCGAGGCGCACTCGACTGCGCAGGCGCTGCCGCGTGACGAAGTCCTCGAGCTCCGAGAGCACCCGAAGGCGGCCCGGATAGCTCGAGAGGCGCTGGTACTGCACGGTGGCCTGGTCGGGGAGCAGCCGCTCGAGCCCGAAGATGGCCCCCGTGGCGAGCTTCTCGCCGAACGCGCGGAGCTCGTGGACGCCCATGGGCTGGGCGAAGAGGTGGTTGATCCGCGGGTCCTGCATGCGCCGCGCGACCCCGGCCACGTCCAGCTCGGGGAGCAGGAGCGCGACGTGGCAGTCGGGGCGCAGCTTCGAGAGCACCTCGTCGAGCGCGGCCTGATCGGGCTCGATCTCGACGAGCGCGAGTCGGTAGTGATCCCAATTGCTCTTGCGAACGGCACCTGGGTAGGTGTCCACCCCTAGCCCCGCCACGTCCACCGCTTCCCCCAGTTGCCGCGCGCGCGCCTTCATGTTGGCGACGGTGACGATTCGCGCGGACACAGATACGACCACCTTCAAAAAACGCCGTAGTATAGGGTGAGGTCGGGCCGCTGGCAATGCTTAAATGTGGGCGCCGTGGCTACATCTACATCCGCATCGACATGCGGCACATCAGGGCGCCCAGAAAGACCAGCACCACGACCCCCACGAGCACGATGGCCACGATGCCGGTCATCATGAAGTAGTTGCGCAGCTTCGTGAAACCCTCGAGCAGGTGGGCCTGGTCGGCCACGTCGGTCGTGGCCACCTTGCGAAAGGCGCTCGAGGCCTGAAGGAGCCAGATCCCCAGGATGACGTAGAGGGTCGTCGAGACGAGCTGGCCCACGATGGCCGGCCCCTGGCGGTTCAGGAAGCTGAGCAGGAGGTCGAGCCCGGCCGAGGCGATGGAGGCTCCCGCGGCGATGGTGCCCCAGAGCGCCGCGCTCGAGATGCGCTCCTCGTCTTCCTTGGTGAAGGGGATGCGTCGCGTGTCCATGGTTCACCTCGCTCCCATGGCCAGCTTGACGATCGTGCCCGCGAGGCCGAGCACGCCGAAGAGGCCGTACATGATGAGGTAGAGCCGGAGGTGACGGAAGCCGGAGGCGAGCGGCGACTGCGCGTCGGAGAGCACGCCGTCGTAGAAGTGGAGCGCGGCGCGCCTCAGCCAGGTGGCGCCGAGGAAGAGCAGCACGGCGAGCAGCACGAGGAAGCCGACGCCCATGGCGAGCGCCCCCATGCGCGCTCCGCCGAGGCGCACCGAGCCGCCGGCGCAGGTGGCGATGGCGGCCCCCGCGAGGAGCAGGCCGCCGAAGACGTACTGCAGCGTGGAGACGATGCGCATCCAGCGCGCCATGCTGGACACGATCTCCCAGCCGTGCGCCGAGAGGCTCAGGCCCCCCGGTTCGGTCGGCGGCGGCGCGAGGTGACTCGAGGCGGTCTCGACGGGCGGGGCGTAGGGGTTGTGCTCCACGGCGGTCTCCTTCGGGCTCGGAGCGGGGCAGCGCGGGAGGGCTCCCCTCGGCGAGCATAGCCCTTTTGCCCAGGGCGTGGTGAGAGGGCGCGCCTCCCCTTTTTTCGCGTCGGCCGCTGCGGATCGCGGCTAAGATGCGCGCGCCATGATCGGCACCGGTCTGACCATCGAGTCGCCCGAGGGGATCTCGTTCAGCTACGAGCTGGCATCTCTGAGCGAGCGGGGAAAGGCCTACGGGATCGACCTGCTCATCCGGGCCGCGGCGGTGGTGGTGGTGGGGCTGCTCCTCGGCCTCATCCTCGGCGCGGCGCTCCTCGCGGGGGTGGGGCTCTGGCTCATCATCTACTTCGTGGTGGAGTGGGGCTACTACGTCCTCTTCGAGGTCTTCTGGGACGGGCAATCGCCGGGCAAGCGGCTCTTCAACCTGCGGGTGGTGAAGTCGGCCGGACACCCGATCGGCTTCTACGACAGCCTGCTGCGGAACCTCCTGCGGGCAGCGGACGCGCTCCCGCTGAGCTATGCGGCGGGGGTCATCGCCGTGCTCTCGACGCGGCGCTTTCAGCGGCTCGGGGACCTCGCGGCCGACACCGTCGTGGTGCAGGAGCAGAAGGCCTGGTACGGCGGCCGGCACCTGCGCAAGGACCCGGCGCTGGCGGCGGTGGCCTTGCGAGGGCTCGCGCTCTCGAACCGCGAGCGGCGTCTCCTCGACGAGTTCGTGGCGCGCAAGGATCGTCTGCACCCTGAGCGACGCGAACAGCTCGCCGCGATTCTGGCCGAGCCGTATCGCAAGCGGCTCGCGCTCCCCGAGGCGGGAAGCGCCACCGAGCTCCTCGTGCGGCTCCACGCCACCGCGTCGCAGGAGCAGGCGTCGTGACCGCCGCGCAGCTCGTCGAGCTCCGTCGCACCGAGTGGCACGAGCTCGAGCTGCTCCTCTCCACCCTCGGGCGGCGGCGGCGGCGCCGGGCTCCCCCCGAGGCGCTCTCGCGCTTCGCCGCGCTCTTTCGCAACGTGTGCGCCGACCTCGCGCGGGCGCGCGCGCAGGGCTTCCCCGACGACATGGTCGACTACCTGAACACGCTCGCGGCGCGCTGTCACAACCAGTTCTACGTGGCGCCCCCCTTTCCCCTCGGCCGCGTCTGGCACTTCTTCCGCGTGGTCTTCCCGCTCGCCATCCGGCGCAACGCGATTTACGTGGCCGTCGGGCTCGTCCTCTTCTACGGCCCGCTGGCGGGGATGGTGGCGCTCTCGCGCGCCGACGACCAGGTGCTCTACCAGTTCGTGCCGAAGCCGATGCTCGAGCAGTTCGAGAAGATGTACGAGGCGGGGCACGCGAAGGGGCGCTCGGAGTCGACCGACCTCGCCATGACGGGCTTCTACGTCAAGAACAACGTCGGGATCGCCTTCCAGTGCTTCGCCACCGGGATCTTCTTCGGGCTCGGTAGCCTCTTCTTCATGCTCTACAACGGCATCGTCATCGGGGCCGTCGTGGGGTTCGTCTCGGGGACTCCGGCGGGGATGAATCTGCTCTCGTTCATCGTCGGACACGGGCCGTGGGAGCTGACGGCGATCTGCCTCTCGGGGGCGGCGGGGCTGCGCCTCGGCTTCGGTCCGCTCATCACCGGGTCGCGCCGGCGCCGGGACGCCATGCGGCTCGCCGCGGCGGACGCGGTGCGGCTGGTGCTCGGGGCCGCGGCGATGCTCCTCGTGGCCGCCCTCGTGGAGGGTTTCTTCTCGCCCTCGTCGCTCCCCCCGGCGGTGAAGTTCGGCTTCGGCGGGCTCAGCACGCTCTTTCTCGTCTGGTACCTCGGCGTCTACGGCTGGCAGCAGGGGCGCCGGCACCCCGAGGGGCAGCCGTGAAGCTCGAGGCGCTCCAGGTCGAGATCCGTCCGCGCACCGCGGGCCAGACCTTCTCGCTCGCCGCGCGGATGCTCCAGCACCGTCCGGTGCCGCTGCTCGCAGCCTGGGCCTCGTACAGCGTGCCCACCGCCGCGCTCGCGCTGCTGCTCCTCGTGGGGCTCGACCTGAACCCGTGGTGGGTCTGGCTCGTCACGCTGACGGTCGCGCCGCTCTTCTCCCTGCCCATGGTCAGCACCGCCGGGCAGCTCGTCTTCAGCCCGAGCGTCAGCCTCGGCACGGTCGTGCGCATGAGCGTCTCGCGCCTCGTCCCCTTCGTGGCGCTCTTTCTGGCGAACCGCGTGCTCGTGCTCCTCGGCAGCCTCGCGCTCCTCGTTCCGGGGCTCTACCTCTGGCGCTCGAGCTGGTTCCTCGGCCCGATCGTGCTCCTCGAGCGCTCGCCCATGGGCGCGGCCTTCCGTCGCGGGCAGCGCTTCGCCGCGGGGTACCAGGGGCACGCGCTCGGTCACGCCTTCCACGCCGCCGCGGTGCTCTGCTACCTCGTGCTCGCGAGCGCGACGCTGCTCGACTTTCTGCTGGTGCAGGTGCTCGGGCTGAGCGTCGGTGCCCTCGCCGAGCTCCGGCTCTACGACCACTACGTGCACCTGCTCGGGCTCCTCGGGTTCGCGCTCGCGGCGCCGCTCGTCACGTTGATGTGGTTCTTCACCTATCTCGACGTGCGCATCCGCAAGGAGGGTTGGGACCTGGAGCTGGCCTTCCGCGCGCGGGCCAGCGAGCTCGGGGGTGCGCGTGGGCTCTGACCGTGGCGTGCGCCGCCTGGCGGCTCTCATCCTGCTCGTCGTCTGTTTCGTCGCGCCGGCGCTCGCCAAGAAGCCGGACGTGAAGGACACGCAAGAGCGGCTCTCGCGCATCTACAAGGAGCTCGGCATCGAGCGACGGGCCGAGACCCCTCCGCCCCCGAAGGGCTGCGACGGCGAGGGAGAGGGGGCGGGGCCGCGCCCAGGGGTCGGCGCTCCGGGCTTGCCCGCGGGCCTCGGCTACGTGCTCATCGCGGTGATCATCGCGGCGATGCTCGTGCCGCTGATCCTGGCCCTGCGCGGCAGCTTTCGCGAGGAGCCCCGGCCCGAGGAGGTGCCCCCCGAGGAAGAGGCCGACGAAGCGGCGGCGCCGGCGCGACGCGGCCCGTGGAGCGTGGACCTCTCGGACTGCCGGAGGCTCGTGGCCGAGGGGCGCGTGGCGGAGGCCTGCGCGGCGCTCCATCGGCTCTGCCTCCTCTCGCTCGAACGCGCGGGTCACCTGGCGCTCGAGCCCTCGATCACCAACTGGGAGTACGTGCGCCGCCTGAAGGACGCGCCGTCGCTCGGGCAGCTGCTCGCGGAGCTCACGCGGGTCGCCGAGGCGGCGGTGCTCGGCCGCCGCACCCCCGAGCGGGCCGACTACGACCGGCTGGAGGCGCTGGTCGTGGCGCAGGCGCGGGTGGGGGCCTGACGATGAAGAGGCTCAGCTCGGCCGCGATCTCTCCCGCTCGACCGCGTTCCGTGCTGCGGGGCCTGATCGCCGGCATGGTGGCGGTCGCGCTCGTGGGCGGAGTGGCGCAGGCCGCGGGGCCGTCGAGCTTCAGCAAGAAGGGCGACGGGGCCAAGGTGCTCTATCGTTTGCTCGAGGACCTCGGCTACCGCGTGGTGCGCGTCTTCTCCCCACGCGAGCTCGACCACAACGTGGACGTGGTCGTCTCGCTGGGGCCCGTGGACCGCCTGCAGGCCCGGGCGATTCTGGAGTGGACCAAGGCGGGACGCGCGGCCGTCGTCGCGCCCCCCCTCGCGGTCGACGACGCGCTCTGCAAGGACGTGCCCTTCGGCAAGCTGACCATCCAGCGGCAGTTCCGGTACGCGAAGCCCAAGGCCGAGGCCGACGGCGACCTGGTGCTGAAGGCGGCGGCCTGCACGCTCAAGGTCCCGACCACCGCGCGGCAGCTCGCGGGGGAAAAGGGACAGGCGGTGGCCTTCGAGCACGGGGTCGAGGCCGGGCACCTGCTCGTCCTGGCGCACAGCGACCTCCTCGCGAACGACGAGCTCGACCGCGACGACCTGGTCGTGCTGCTCCGCCGCTGGCTCGCCGCGCGGGTGCCGAAGGGGGCGCGCATCGCCTTCTTCGAGGTCCGGCACGGCGGGGCGCTCCTCGAGCTCGTCAAGCGCGCGCACCTCGGGCCGCTCCTCGTGCACCTGCTGCTCTTCTTGATCCTGGTCTACTGGATGGTCACGCCGCGCTTCGGGGAGACCGACCTGCCCGTAGTGGTGCGGCGGCGGGCCTTCGCCGAGCACGCGCGGGCCCTCGGGCACCTCTATCAGGCCGGCCAGCACTCGCAGTACGTGCTGCGGCAGCTCTACGAGCGGCTGCGCGCGCGCCGTCAGGGGCGACCCGGCAAGGGGCACGAGGCGGGCAGCGACGCCGGGGCGGGATCGGCCGCACGCGGCGACGGGATGCGCGGACGCGTTCCACGACCCACCGCGGCGCTCCTCGCCACGCGCACCGGGCGCGAGGCCTCCGGGGTCGAGGCCACGCTGGTCCAGGTGGAGGAGACCCTCGCCGCGCCCCCGACGCCCGACGGGCGCGACGTACAGAGACACTTTCGCTTGAGTCAGCTACTGGCCGCGCTCGGACGCGGCGCTTCTGCCGGAGGAAAGCGTGGACGAACAACGGTTCGCTGAGGTGATGCAGGCCATCCGCCAGGAGGTGGGCAAGGTCCTCGTCGGTCAGGAGGAGATCATCGAGGGAGTGCTCATCGCGCTCGTGGCGCAGGGGCACGTCTTGATCGAGGGGGTGCCGGGGCTCGGTAAGACCCTTCTCGTGCGGACGCTGGCCCAGGTGCTCTCGCTCGGCTTCAAGCGCATCCAGTTCACGCCGGACCTCATGCCCTCGGACGTGACGGGGAACAAGATCTTCGACGCCAAGCGGAACGAGCTGGTCTTCCGCCCCGGGCCGGTCTTCACGCAGCTCCTTTTGGCCGACGAGATCAACCGCGCCCCGGCCAAGACCCAGAGCGCGCTCCTCGAGGCGATGCAGGAGTACCAGGTCACGGTGGACGGCCAGGGTTACGCGCTCCCGCGCCCGTTCATCACCATGGCCACGCAGAACCCGGTCGAGTCGCAGGGGACCTATCCGCTCCCCGAGGCGCAGCTCGACCGCTTCATGTTCAAGCTGAGCATGGGCTACCCCGCGAAGGCCGAGGAGAACCGCATCCTCGCGCACTACGCGGCGGGTTTCGACGTGACCGACCTCAGCCGCATGGGGCTGCGCGCGGTCTGCGACGCGACGACGATCCAGTGGCTCCAGCAGCGCGGCGCCGAGGTGCGGGTGGACGACCGCGTGGTGGACTACATCACCTCGATTGTGGCCCAGACCCGCAAGTGGGGGAGCCTCTACCTGGGCGCGAGCCCGCGGGCCAGCGTCACGCTGCTCCTCACGAGCCGCATCGCCGCGGCGATGGTGGGGCGTGACTACGTGAACCCGGACGACGTGCGGCGGCTCGCCCCGTGGACGCTCCGCCACCGCATCATTCTGAACCCCGACGCCGAGATCGAAGGACTCACCGCCGACGACGTGGTGCGTGAGATCCTGGCCTCGGTGGAGGTCCCGGAGCTCAGGTGATCCCCACCGGCCGCCTGCTCCTCCTGCTGCTCGGCCCCGCCACCCTCGGGGGGCTCGGGGTCGTGCTGCCCGTGGTGCGGCCCTGGGTTTACGTGGCGGACGCGGTGCTGCTCCTGCTCGCGCTCGCCGACCTCGTGAGCCTGCCGCGCCTGCGTAAGCTCAAGCTCGACCGGCGCGGCCCGACGAACCTCTCGGTCGGGACGACCAACCGCTTCGTGCTGGTGGTGCAGAACCTGACGCGCCGGCGCTTGCACGTGCGGGTCGTGGAGTCCTTCCCGTCGAGCATGTCGGTCGAGGGCCTCCCCGCGGCCGGGGTGATCCGGTCGAAGGAGCGGCAGGCCTTCGCCTATCGCGTGGTGCCGAGGACCCGCGGGGCCTTCGAGGCGGGGCGCACCTACCTGCGCGTGGAGAGCCTGCTCAAGCTCTGGCGGCGGCAGTACGTGGTCAGTCTGCCGCACGCGATGAAGGTCTTCCCCGACGTGAAGAAGCTCGGTACGTACGCGCTCCTCGCGCGCCGGAACCGGATCGACCTGATGGGCTTCCGGCTGACCCGCGGGCGCGGCCAGGACCAGGAGTTCGACCGCCTGAGGGACTATCAGCCCGACGACGATTACCGTCGCATCGACCCCTTCGCCTCGGCGCGCTACCTGAAGCTCATCACGCGCGAGTACCAGGTGAGCCGCAACCAGAACGTCTTCTTCATGGTGGACTGCAGCCGCCTGATGGCGGGCGAGTGGGGGGGGCTCTCGAACCTGGACCACGCGCTGAACGCGACGCTCATGCTCAGCCACCTCGCGCTCGACCTCGGGGACAACGTCGGGCTGCTGGCCTTCGACGAGCGGGTCCACACCTTCTTGCCCATCGCCACCGGGCTGCGCTCGAAGACGGCGATCCTGCACTCGCTCTACGACCTGCACGTCTCGTCGGCCGAGCCCGACTACGAGG
The sequence above is a segment of the Deltaproteobacteria bacterium genome. Coding sequences within it:
- a CDS encoding DUF4350 domain-containing protein; the encoded protein is MKRLSSAAISPARPRSVLRGLIAGMVAVALVGGVAQAAGPSSFSKKGDGAKVLYRLLEDLGYRVVRVFSPRELDHNVDVVVSLGPVDRLQARAILEWTKAGRAAVVAPPLAVDDALCKDVPFGKLTIQRQFRYAKPKAEADGDLVLKAAACTLKVPTTARQLAGEKGQAVAFEHGVEAGHLLVLAHSDLLANDELDRDDLVVLLRRWLAARVPKGARIAFFEVRHGGALLELVKRAHLGPLLVHLLLFLILVYWMVTPRFGETDLPVVVRRRAFAEHARALGHLYQAGQHSQYVLRQLYERLRARRQGRPGKGHEAGSDAGAGSAARGDGMRGRVPRPTAALLATRTGREASGVEATLVQVEETLAAPPTPDGRDVQRHFRLSQLLAALGRGASAGGKRGRTTVR
- a CDS encoding DUF4129 domain-containing protein gives rise to the protein MGSDRGVRRLAALILLVVCFVAPALAKKPDVKDTQERLSRIYKELGIERRAETPPPPKGCDGEGEGAGPRPGVGAPGLPAGLGYVLIAVIIAAMLVPLILALRGSFREEPRPEEVPPEEEADEAAAPARRGPWSVDLSDCRRLVAEGRVAEACAALHRLCLLSLERAGHLALEPSITNWEYVRRLKDAPSLGQLLAELTRVAEAAVLGRRTPERADYDRLEALVVAQARVGA
- a CDS encoding DUF58 domain-containing protein; amino-acid sequence: MIPTGRLLLLLLGPATLGGLGVVLPVVRPWVYVADAVLLLLALADLVSLPRLRKLKLDRRGPTNLSVGTTNRFVLVVQNLTRRRLHVRVVESFPSSMSVEGLPAAGVIRSKERQAFAYRVVPRTRGAFEAGRTYLRVESLLKLWRRQYVVSLPHAMKVFPDVKKLGTYALLARRNRIDLMGFRLTRGRGQDQEFDRLRDYQPDDDYRRIDPFASARYLKLITREYQVSRNQNVFFMVDCSRLMAGEWGGLSNLDHALNATLMLSHLALDLGDNVGLLAFDERVHTFLPIATGLRSKTAILHSLYDLHVSSAEPDYEAAFLTVQRRVRQRSLVVLLTNVMDAASFELLKPHLRVLLRRHLPLVLLTRDADLFALADSAPATPREMYQVGAAAELATWREHMVSHLQRMGALVLDIHPGQTTPELINRYLQVKAEQLL
- a CDS encoding stage II sporulation protein M is translated as MTAAQLVELRRTEWHELELLLSTLGRRRRRRAPPEALSRFAALFRNVCADLARARAQGFPDDMVDYLNTLAARCHNQFYVAPPFPLGRVWHFFRVVFPLAIRRNAIYVAVGLVLFYGPLAGMVALSRADDQVLYQFVPKPMLEQFEKMYEAGHAKGRSESTDLAMTGFYVKNNVGIAFQCFATGIFFGLGSLFFMLYNGIVIGAVVGFVSGTPAGMNLLSFIVGHGPWELTAICLSGAAGLRLGFGPLITGSRRRRDAMRLAAADAVRLVLGAAAMLLVAALVEGFFSPSSLPPAVKFGFGGLSTLFLVWYLGVYGWQQGRRHPEGQP
- a CDS encoding MoxR family ATPase, encoding MQAIRQEVGKVLVGQEEIIEGVLIALVAQGHVLIEGVPGLGKTLLVRTLAQVLSLGFKRIQFTPDLMPSDVTGNKIFDAKRNELVFRPGPVFTQLLLADEINRAPAKTQSALLEAMQEYQVTVDGQGYALPRPFITMATQNPVESQGTYPLPEAQLDRFMFKLSMGYPAKAEENRILAHYAAGFDVTDLSRMGLRAVCDATTIQWLQQRGAEVRVDDRVVDYITSIVAQTRKWGSLYLGASPRASVTLLLTSRIAAAMVGRDYVNPDDVRRLAPWTLRHRIILNPDAEIEGLTADDVVREILASVEVPELR
- a CDS encoding RDD family protein encodes the protein MIGTGLTIESPEGISFSYELASLSERGKAYGIDLLIRAAAVVVVGLLLGLILGAALLAGVGLWLIIYFVVEWGYYVLFEVFWDGQSPGKRLFNLRVVKSAGHPIGFYDSLLRNLLRAADALPLSYAAGVIAVLSTRRFQRLGDLAADTVVVQEQKAWYGGRHLRKDPALAAVALRGLALSNRERRLLDEFVARKDRLHPERREQLAAILAEPYRKRLALPEAGSATELLVRLHATASQEQAS